A genomic region of Brienomyrus brachyistius isolate T26 chromosome 6, BBRACH_0.4, whole genome shotgun sequence contains the following coding sequences:
- the LOC125744652 gene encoding pyruvate dehydrogenase E1 component subunit beta, mitochondrial has product MALLRCALRSGKNAVGAILRREFHKTSAASLQMTVRDALNQAMDEELERDERVFLLGEEVAQYDGAYKVSRGLWKKYGDKRIIDTPITEMGFAGIAVGAAMAGLRPICEFMTFNFSMQAIDQVINSAAKTYYMSAGLQPVPVVFRGPNGASAGVAAQHSQCFAAWYGHCPGLKVISPWNSEDAKGLLKSAIRDDNPVVFLENELMYGVPFEMPEEAQSKDFIIPIGKAKVERAGDHITLVSHSRYVGHCLEAAAILAKEGIECEVINLRTIRPMDVETIETSVLKTNHLVTVEGGWPQFGVGAEICALIMEGPAFNYLDAPAVRVTGVDIPMPYAKILEDNSVPQIKDIIFSVKKTLNV; this is encoded by the exons ATGGCGTTGCTTAGATGTGCTCTGCGATCAGGAAAG AATGCAGTTGGTGCTATCTTACGGAGAGAGTTCCACAAGACATCGGCTGCCTCACTACaa aTGACAGTGCGAGATGCCCTAAACCAAGCCATGGACGAGGAGCTGGAACGAGATGAGCGAGTATTCCTCCTTGGTGAGGAGGTTGCTCAGTATGATGGGGCGTACAAA GTTAGCAGGGGTCTGTGGAAGAAATATGGAGACAAGCGCATCATTGACACTCCTATCACTGAG ATGGGATTTGCAGGGATTGCTGTGGGTGCAGCTATG GCTGGTCTGAGGCCCATCTGTGAATTCATGACCTTTAACTTCTCTATGCAAGCCATCGACCAAGTCATCAACTCTGCGGCCAAGACGTACTACATGTCCGCAGGACTGCAGCCCGTGCCAGTCGTGTTCCGGGGGCCCAATGGGGCCTCGGCGGGGGTGGCGGCCCAGCACTCGCAGTGCTTTGCGGCCTGGTATGGACACTGCCCTGGCCTCAAAGTCATCAGTCCGTGGAACTCGGAGGACGCTAAAGGGCTTCTGAAGTCGGCTATCCGTGATGACAATCCCG TGGTATTCCTGGAGAATGAGTTGATGTATGGTGTCCCGTTTGAGATGCCAGAAGAGGCACAATCGAAGGATTTCATCATTCCCATTGGAAAAGCAAAAGTGGAGAGAGCAG GTGATCACATTACACTGGTATCACATTCCCGATATGTGGGGCACTGTCTGGAGGCGGCAGCCATCTTGGCAAAAGAAGGTATTGAATGTGAG GTAATTAACCTTCGTACCATTCGGCCTATGGATGTGGAAACTATAGAGACAAGTGTATTGAAAACAAACCACCTGGTGACAGTGGAGGGCGGATGGCCACAGTTTGGTGTTGGAGCAGAGATCTGTGCCTTGATCATGGAGG GGCCGGCTTTCAATTATTTGGATGCACCGGCTGTGCGTGTGACTGGTGTGGACATCCCCATGCCTTACGCAAAGATTTTGGAGGACAACAGTGTACCTCAGATCAAAGACATCATTTTTTCTGTGAAAAAGACACTGAATGTCTAG
- the LOC125744653 gene encoding BTB/POZ domain-containing protein KCTD6 isoform X1, producing the protein MQVIFSAVNRPSPTCDGPVKPAVMHMDNGDWGCMMTDPVTLNVGGHLYTTSLSTLQRYPDSMLGAMFRGDFPSARDAHGNYFIDRDGPLFRYVLNFLRTSELTLPVDFKETDLLRKEADFYQIEPLIQCLNDPKPLHPLDTFEQVVELSSTRKLSKYSNPVAVIITQLTITTKVHSLLEGIANNFTKWNKHMMDTRDCQVSFTFGPCDYHQEISLRVHLMDFITKQGFVIRNTRVHHMSERANENTVEHHWTFCRLARKVED; encoded by the exons ATGCAAGTGATATTCTCAGCTGTGAACAGGCCTTCCCCAACCTGTGACGGCCCAGTGAAGCCAGCAGTGATGCATATGGATAATGGAGACTGGGGATGCATG ATGACTGATCCAGTTACTCTGAACGTTGGTGGTCACCTGTACACCACCTCACTGTCCACTCTGCAGCGGTACCCCGACTCAATGCTGGGGGCCATGTTCCGCGGAGATTTCCCTTCTGCCCGAGATGCCCACGGCAACTACTTCATTGACCGTGACGGACCTCTCTTTCGCTACGTCCTGAACTTTCTGCGTACGTCTGAGCTCACTCTCCCAGTGGACTTCAAAGAGACGGACCTCCTTCGCAAAGAGGCTGATTTCTACCAGATTGAGCCTCTCATCCAGTGTCTAAATGATCCCAAACCCCTTCACCCACTGGACACATTTGAGCAGGTAGTGGAGCTGTCCAGTACACGTAAACTGTCAAAGTACTCCAACCCAGTAGCAGTCATCATTACCCAGCTGACCATTACCACCAAAGTACATTCCCTTCTGGAGGGTATTGCCAACAACTTCACCAAGTGGAATAAGCATATGATGGACACCAGGGACTGCCAAGTGTCTTTCACTTTCGGACCATGTGACTACCACCAGGAAATATCTCTTAGAGTCCATCTCATGGACTTCATTACTAAGCAAGGTTTTGTCATACGGAATACTAGGGTGCATCACATGAGTGAGCGGGCCAATGAGAATACAGTGGAACATCACTGGACATTCTGCAGACTTGCCCGCAAGGTTGAGGATTAA
- the LOC125744653 gene encoding BTB/POZ domain-containing protein KCTD6 isoform X2: MHMDNGDWGCMMTDPVTLNVGGHLYTTSLSTLQRYPDSMLGAMFRGDFPSARDAHGNYFIDRDGPLFRYVLNFLRTSELTLPVDFKETDLLRKEADFYQIEPLIQCLNDPKPLHPLDTFEQVVELSSTRKLSKYSNPVAVIITQLTITTKVHSLLEGIANNFTKWNKHMMDTRDCQVSFTFGPCDYHQEISLRVHLMDFITKQGFVIRNTRVHHMSERANENTVEHHWTFCRLARKVED, from the exons ATGCATATGGATAATGGAGACTGGGGATGCATG ATGACTGATCCAGTTACTCTGAACGTTGGTGGTCACCTGTACACCACCTCACTGTCCACTCTGCAGCGGTACCCCGACTCAATGCTGGGGGCCATGTTCCGCGGAGATTTCCCTTCTGCCCGAGATGCCCACGGCAACTACTTCATTGACCGTGACGGACCTCTCTTTCGCTACGTCCTGAACTTTCTGCGTACGTCTGAGCTCACTCTCCCAGTGGACTTCAAAGAGACGGACCTCCTTCGCAAAGAGGCTGATTTCTACCAGATTGAGCCTCTCATCCAGTGTCTAAATGATCCCAAACCCCTTCACCCACTGGACACATTTGAGCAGGTAGTGGAGCTGTCCAGTACACGTAAACTGTCAAAGTACTCCAACCCAGTAGCAGTCATCATTACCCAGCTGACCATTACCACCAAAGTACATTCCCTTCTGGAGGGTATTGCCAACAACTTCACCAAGTGGAATAAGCATATGATGGACACCAGGGACTGCCAAGTGTCTTTCACTTTCGGACCATGTGACTACCACCAGGAAATATCTCTTAGAGTCCATCTCATGGACTTCATTACTAAGCAAGGTTTTGTCATACGGAATACTAGGGTGCATCACATGAGTGAGCGGGCCAATGAGAATACAGTGGAACATCACTGGACATTCTGCAGACTTGCCCGCAAGGTTGAGGATTAA
- the LOC125744799 gene encoding coiled-coil domain-containing protein 71-like, whose product MNCEVEVTEKAVHSWSRFTSAGKTALLEALRVFSPMSKDLLDTEIQLVSFLQGLKEEGHKPTVLKSKDVYGYNSCTAEPLPQAKLSKIQEPFNKVPKLQKSGKRRRRKPGTKKKEINYTLLSAAAKLILKNQPKILLTNLSRETLKRTVHSKPPVINIRPVQMPCLKLTNIKGPSRGHTAKLQIHTGLGSRSVALSNSHRLPGLSEIPVQPLEHSAKTAKVVALEKRMVSCPIKLGVMLKRETVPAVHENGRVLKESNNYKPVPIKRRRSIVANKKLGLRDKGAARVRKRKRHEEAEDKMLRKTGKNGVWVVKGQEDSGLLRFKVIKVDDSITDEEVRRKAQKILQVNLSPVIEIQPLITYPV is encoded by the coding sequence ATGAATTGTGAAGTCGAGGTTACAGAGAAGGCAGTGCACTCCTGGTCCAGGTTCACCTCGGCTGGAAAGACTGCACTTTTGGAAGCCTTGAGGGTTTTTAGTCCCATGTCAAAGGATCTTCTGGACACTGAGATACAGCTGGTATCCTTTCTTCAGGGCCTCAAAGAAGAAGGTCACAAGCCCACTGTGCTGAAGAGCAAGGATGTCTACGGCTACAATTCCTGCACAGCAGAACCTCTTCCGCAAGCAAAGTTAtcaaaaatacaggaacctttTAACAAGGTTCCTAAGTTACAGAAATCTGGTAAGCGACGCAGAAGGAAACCTGGTACCAAGAAGAAAGAAATTAATTATACGCTCTTGAGTGCAGCAGCTAAACTCATTTTGAAGAATCAACCTAAAATTCTATTGACAAACCTCTCAAGAGAGACTTTAAAACGGACAGTCCATTCCAAGCCACCAGTTATAAACATCAGGCCTGTCCAGATGCCATGTCTTAAACTGACTAATATCAAAGGGCCCTCTAGGGGCCATACAGCAAAGCTGCAGATTCATACAGGATTAGGGTCTCGATCAGTTGCTTTGTCCAACTCCCACAGGTTACCTGGACTGTCAGAGATACCTGTGCAACCACTGGAACATTCAGCAAAAACTGCTAAAGTAGTAGCTTTGGAGAAAAGAATGGTTTCCTGCCCAATAAAGTTGGGGGTGATGCTGAAACGAGAGACTGTTCCAGCGGTACATGAGAACGGTAGGGTCTTGAAGGAAAGCAACAACTACAAACCAGTGCCCATAAAACGTCGCAGATCCATTGTGGCTAACAAAAAGCTGGGCTTGAGGGATAAGGGTGCAGCTCGGGTGCGGAAGCGAAAAAGGCATGAGGAAGCCGAGGACAAGATGCTGAGGAAGACGGGCAAAAACGGAGTCTGGGTTGTGAAAGGTCAAGAGGATTCCGGGCTTCTTAGGTTTAAGGTGATCAAGGTGGATGATTCCATCACAGATGAAGAGGTACGAAGAAAAGCCCAGAAGATTTTGCAAGTTAATTTGTCGCCCGTTATTGAAATTCAACCGCTCATCACTTACCCTGTGTAA